A region of Deinococcus apachensis DSM 19763 DNA encodes the following proteins:
- a CDS encoding alpha/beta fold hydrolase encodes MTSSDEPSFERLNGADLYFEVTGPGDAPDDEPPVVFLHGGPGYNSYSFRELFGERLANRRVVYLDQRGSGRSGPLADTDQGGETLDLDTLVADVEALRGHLGAERIVPLGHGFGALVALEYARRHPTHTARVIVVNPWIHFPELALTLLREASALRGVALDDPAGELRDRTPEGEYPAVGGARVEAAFGLLNARDLLNAMQFRDIPSRMRLEFTDTEGQLAGGGEVQEALVNQGLWEFEYPPFLQELRRPLFVIAGVHDRTSYPEQVEWLADLGGADVTVLDAGHYPWLDDEDAFAEALEEALTR; translated from the coding sequence ATGACCTCGTCCGACGAGCCCAGCTTTGAGCGCCTGAACGGGGCGGATTTGTACTTCGAGGTGACCGGGCCGGGGGACGCGCCCGACGACGAGCCCCCGGTCGTCTTCCTGCACGGCGGTCCCGGCTACAACAGCTACTCGTTCCGGGAACTGTTCGGCGAGCGCCTGGCGAATCGGCGGGTCGTCTACCTCGACCAGCGCGGCTCCGGGCGCAGCGGCCCCCTGGCGGACACCGACCAGGGCGGCGAGACGCTCGACCTCGACACGCTCGTCGCCGACGTGGAGGCGCTGCGGGGGCACCTGGGCGCCGAGCGCATCGTGCCGCTGGGCCACGGCTTCGGCGCGCTCGTGGCGCTGGAATATGCCCGGCGACACCCCACCCACACGGCCCGCGTGATCGTGGTCAACCCCTGGATTCACTTCCCCGAACTCGCCCTGACGCTGCTGCGCGAGGCCTCGGCGCTGCGGGGAGTGGCGCTCGACGACCCGGCGGGGGAACTCCGCGACCGCACGCCCGAGGGCGAGTACCCCGCAGTCGGCGGGGCGAGGGTGGAGGCCGCCTTCGGCCTGCTCAACGCCCGCGACCTGCTCAACGCCATGCAGTTCCGCGACATCCCGAGCCGCATGCGCCTGGAATTCACCGACACCGAGGGCCAGCTCGCGGGCGGCGGCGAGGTGCAGGAGGCGCTGGTGAACCAGGGCCTGTGGGAGTTCGAGTACCCCCCCTTCCTCCAGGAACTGCGCCGCCCCCTCTTCGTGATCGCCGGGGTCCACGACCGCACGAGCTACCCCGAGCAGGTCGAGTGGCTCGCCGACCTGGGCGGCGCCGACGTGACCGTCCTCGACGCGGGCCACTACCCCTGGCTCGACGACGAGGACGCCTTCGCCGAGGCGCTGGAGGAGGCGCTGACACGCTGA
- a CDS encoding sugar phosphate nucleotidyltransferase codes for MKGVILAAGRGSRLLPVSAGRPKHAVPIAGVPIITRAVRALRAAGVEEVAVVTSPAAEAQLRAATREEGPLTFLRQEEPRGTGHAVLAAREFLAGSPAMLYLGDNLFADTLAPLREALDGADAALGVKRVPDPSAYGVATVQGGLLTRLDEKPRRPASDLAACGVFAFHPHVLDEVARLGPSERGEIEFPQALLRVIAAGGRVRAVPFAGFWSDAGTPADLLTASAHFLKGLNSRVDGTVSGSVLNGSVVVEEGARVANSTLTGPVLIQTGATVRGCTLGPNVSIGPHAWVEGATLSDTLIDEEATVRRPTRPLVRTVIGRHATVTAPSDAGLQVVVGDYSVLRL; via the coding sequence ATGAAAGGCGTGATCCTCGCTGCCGGGCGCGGCAGCCGTCTCCTCCCCGTCAGTGCTGGGCGGCCTAAGCACGCCGTGCCCATCGCGGGGGTGCCCATCATCACCCGGGCGGTGCGGGCCCTGCGGGCGGCGGGCGTCGAGGAGGTCGCGGTCGTGACGAGCCCGGCGGCCGAGGCGCAACTGCGCGCCGCGACCCGGGAGGAGGGTCCCCTGACCTTCCTGCGCCAGGAGGAACCGCGCGGCACCGGGCACGCGGTGCTTGCCGCCCGCGAGTTCCTGGCGGGCAGCCCGGCGATGCTCTACCTGGGGGATAACCTCTTTGCCGACACCCTGGCCCCGCTGCGCGAGGCACTGGACGGGGCCGACGCCGCCCTGGGCGTCAAGCGGGTGCCCGACCCCAGCGCCTACGGGGTGGCGACCGTGCAGGGGGGCCTGCTCACCCGGCTGGACGAGAAGCCGCGCCGCCCGGCGAGCGACCTGGCGGCCTGCGGCGTGTTCGCCTTTCATCCCCACGTGCTCGACGAGGTCGCGCGCCTCGGGCCCAGTGAGCGCGGCGAGATCGAGTTCCCCCAGGCCCTGCTGCGGGTGATCGCGGCCGGGGGAAGGGTGCGGGCAGTGCCCTTCGCAGGCTTCTGGAGCGACGCGGGCACCCCCGCCGACCTGCTGACGGCGAGCGCCCACTTCCTGAAGGGCCTGAACTCTCGCGTAGACGGCACCGTGAGCGGCAGCGTTCTGAATGGCTCCGTGGTGGTCGAGGAGGGCGCAAGGGTAGCGAACTCCACCCTGACCGGTCCCGTCCTGATCCAAACAGGGGCGACGGTGCGCGGCTGCACGCTGGGTCCCAACGTGAGCATCGGCCCGCACGCGTGGGTGGAGGGGGCGACCCTGTCGGACACCCTGATCGACGAGGAGGCGACTGTCCGTCGCCCCACCCGGCCCCTCGTGCGCACGGTGATCGGCCGTCACGCGACCGTGACGGCCCCCAGTGACGCGGGATTACAGGTCGTGGTGGGCGACTACAGCGTGCTGCGGCTCTAG
- a CDS encoding IclR family transcriptional regulator, translating into MLSLQKAASILGAFSAEQPEWGVRALAAHLTVPRATAHAYLAGLTDAGFLRRTPAGKYRLSWHIAEMGAHLTSALPWFPDARALITRLALEVRSVAFLCILEGEEVVCAIRERHPDADIDLPLDIYLPATATASGKILYAHADLQPREFAALTVNSITTSDEWRTEVARVRRRGYAYSIEEWIMGQCTLGVPYRHGGQVVAAIGVQMSARRYLREERSIRERVLSIVQEEDRG; encoded by the coding sequence GTGCTGTCCCTTCAGAAAGCCGCGAGCATCCTGGGAGCCTTCAGCGCCGAGCAGCCTGAGTGGGGCGTGCGGGCATTGGCCGCTCACCTTACGGTACCCCGCGCGACGGCGCACGCCTACCTGGCAGGCCTGACTGACGCGGGCTTCCTGCGGCGCACGCCCGCCGGGAAGTACCGCCTCTCCTGGCACATCGCGGAGATGGGGGCGCACCTGACCTCCGCCCTGCCCTGGTTCCCGGATGCCCGAGCGCTGATCACCCGCCTGGCGCTGGAGGTCCGCTCGGTGGCCTTCCTGTGCATCCTGGAGGGCGAGGAGGTCGTGTGCGCCATTCGCGAGCGCCATCCTGACGCCGACATCGACCTGCCGCTGGACATCTACCTTCCCGCCACCGCGACGGCCAGCGGCAAAATTCTGTACGCCCACGCCGACCTCCAGCCACGCGAGTTCGCCGCCCTGACGGTCAACAGCATCACCACCTCCGACGAGTGGCGCACCGAGGTCGCCCGGGTCCGCCGCCGGGGCTACGCCTACTCCATCGAGGAGTGGATCATGGGGCAGTGCACCCTGGGTGTACCCTACCGCCACGGCGGCCAGGTCGTCGCTGCCATCGGCGTGCAGATGAGCGCCCGCCGCTACCTGCGCGAGGAACGGAGCATCCGCGAGCGCGTGCTGAGCATCGTGCAGGAGGAGGACCGGGGCTGA
- a CDS encoding metallophosphoesterase gives MQKFIAVGDVHADWDGLWAALRAASCVDAAGRPTAPVQAGLYQVVLIGDLVHPKNEGAYERLTGLARFDPRNPDHLFLAAREQVRHLEELRAFQAAAPHAVHILLGNHDAAVLTTSHVLGTGSGLVHVEFDPNHGGVHLPEHLRAWMKDFPRELRVGSVQFAHVSPLPAHTHYDDLFYADPSTKRWFRDSPEYVKRADLSFGVYGHTQVGGGILLNEAAGLAMIDALPARQYLELLLDPAELEPVRAVRAMPF, from the coding sequence GTGCAGAAATTCATCGCCGTGGGTGACGTTCACGCGGACTGGGACGGGTTGTGGGCGGCGCTGCGGGCGGCGAGTTGCGTAGATGCGGCGGGCCGTCCCACCGCACCCGTCCAGGCTGGGCTATATCAGGTGGTCCTGATCGGCGACCTCGTACATCCCAAGAACGAGGGGGCCTACGAGCGGCTGACGGGTTTGGCGCGGTTCGACCCCCGCAACCCTGACCACCTGTTCCTCGCCGCCCGCGAGCAGGTGCGGCACCTGGAGGAACTTCGCGCCTTTCAGGCCGCCGCGCCCCATGCCGTCCACATCCTGCTGGGTAATCACGACGCTGCCGTGCTGACCACCAGCCACGTGCTGGGCACCGGGAGCGGCCTGGTCCACGTGGAGTTCGACCCGAACCACGGCGGCGTGCATCTGCCCGAGCACCTGCGCGCGTGGATGAAGGACTTTCCCCGTGAGCTGCGTGTCGGCAGCGTGCAGTTTGCCCACGTCTCGCCCCTGCCCGCCCACACCCACTACGACGACCTGTTCTACGCCGACCCTAGCACGAAACGCTGGTTCCGGGACTCGCCCGAGTACGTGAAGAGGGCGGACCTGAGTTTCGGCGTCTACGGCCACACCCAGGTAGGGGGCGGCATCCTGCTCAATGAGGCGGCGGGCCTGGCAATGATCGACGCCCTGCCCGCCCGCCAGTACCTGGAACTGCTCCTCGACCCCGCGGAGCTGGAGCCGGTGAGGGCCGTCCGCGCGATGCCTTTCTGA
- a CDS encoding ABC transporter ATP-binding protein — protein sequence MNGEAIELRGVDKTFGRVRALEDLTLDVRAGELTALLGPNGAGKTTAIELMLGLLQPTAGTVRVLGGDPRDTRTRTQVGAMPQESAIPAALTVREAVALFAHLYPAPLPVDEALALADLGPLAGRRAGALSGGERRRLAFALAVVGDPAVLYLDEPTTGMDAGSRQAFWEAVERMKDGGKTILLTTHYLEEAERTADRVVVMNAGRILADGTPDRLRASIATTRVRFTSDLVLTELRHLPGVEAAEVDARGHATLTTRTPEALVTALVQSGTVFTELEVTRASLEDAFMSLTARREGVQA from the coding sequence ATGAACGGAGAGGCGATTGAGCTGCGCGGCGTGGACAAGACCTTCGGGCGGGTGCGGGCGCTGGAGGACCTCACCCTGGACGTGCGTGCGGGTGAACTGACCGCGCTGCTGGGGCCGAACGGGGCGGGCAAGACGACCGCCATCGAGCTGATGCTGGGCCTGCTCCAGCCCACGGCGGGCACGGTGCGGGTGCTGGGGGGCGACCCGCGCGACACCCGCACCCGGACGCAGGTGGGGGCAATGCCGCAGGAGAGCGCGATCCCCGCCGCCCTGACCGTGCGGGAGGCCGTGGCCCTCTTCGCCCATCTGTATCCCGCGCCGCTTCCCGTGGACGAGGCGCTGGCCCTGGCCGACCTGGGACCGCTGGCGGGGCGCCGGGCCGGAGCACTCTCGGGCGGGGAGAGGCGGCGCCTGGCCTTCGCGCTCGCGGTCGTCGGGGACCCGGCCGTGCTGTACCTCGACGAGCCCACGACCGGCATGGACGCCGGGAGCCGCCAGGCCTTCTGGGAGGCGGTGGAGCGCATGAAGGACGGGGGCAAGACCATCCTCCTCACCACCCACTACCTGGAGGAGGCCGAGCGCACCGCCGACCGGGTCGTGGTGATGAACGCGGGCCGCATCCTGGCGGACGGCACCCCGGACCGGCTGCGGGCGAGCATCGCCACCACGCGGGTGCGCTTCACCTCGGACCTCGTGCTGACCGAGCTGCGGCACCTGCCGGGCGTGGAGGCCGCCGAGGTGGACGCGCGCGGCCACGCCACCCTCACCACCCGCACGCCGGAGGCGCTCGTGACCGCGCTCGTGCAGTCAGGCACGGTCTTCACGGAGCTGGAGGTCACGCGCGCCAGCCTGGAGGACGCCTTCATGAGCCTGACCGCCCGCCGCGAGGGGGTGCAGGCATGA
- a CDS encoding ABC transporter permease, with protein MTTLTRTAAPAIRRAPLLPALGQLILAELRRMLRNPMFAIGTVGFPIMFFGLFGLSAVKETTDGGVNVGQIILVSFGTYSLLSLAMFSFGSAVATERTGGWLRLLRASPMPTALYFAGKVIAALCFSTLALSALYAFAHFAGGVTLPLGLALTLLVKLLAGMVSLIAVGLSIGFLANPQAAQILANIVSVIIAFASGLFVPLDQLPGFIQKVAPYLPSYHLAQVGWNTVAGHTAGEVTHWLWLGGYTLVFAALAIWGLRRDEARGQ; from the coding sequence ATGACCACGCTGACCCGCACCGCCGCCCCCGCCATCCGCCGCGCGCCCCTCCTCCCCGCCCTGGGGCAACTGATCCTGGCCGAGTTGCGGCGGATGCTCCGCAACCCCATGTTCGCCATCGGCACGGTCGGCTTTCCGATCATGTTCTTCGGGCTCTTCGGCCTGTCCGCCGTGAAGGAGACCACCGACGGCGGGGTGAACGTGGGCCAGATCATCCTGGTGAGCTTCGGGACGTACTCGCTGCTCAGCCTCGCCATGTTCTCGTTCGGGTCGGCGGTCGCCACGGAGCGGACGGGCGGCTGGCTGCGGCTGCTGCGGGCCTCGCCCATGCCGACGGCGCTGTATTTCGCGGGCAAGGTCATTGCCGCGCTGTGCTTCAGCACCCTGGCCCTGAGCGCGCTGTACGCCTTCGCGCACTTCGCGGGCGGCGTGACCCTGCCGCTGGGGCTGGCGCTGACCCTGCTCGTCAAGCTCCTCGCGGGCATGGTCTCCCTCATCGCCGTGGGGCTGAGCATCGGCTTCCTGGCGAACCCGCAGGCCGCGCAGATTCTGGCGAATATCGTGAGCGTGATCATCGCCTTCGCGTCGGGGCTGTTCGTGCCGCTGGACCAGCTCCCGGGCTTCATACAGAAGGTCGCGCCGTACCTGCCGAGCTACCACCTCGCCCAGGTGGGCTGGAATACGGTGGCCGGGCACACAGCGGGAGAGGTCACGCACTGGCTGTGGCTGGGCGGGTACACGCTCGTCTTCGCCGCGCTGGCGATCTGGGGCCTGAGGCGGGACGAGGCGCGCGGGCAGTGA
- a CDS encoding sensor histidine kinase, producing the protein MTRPATYRRALVWDLFPLFWLAFLAFPVAGFLEQARTVGQTALFVGLLALFLGLYVAVFRFRPGVHRIPQVQERWALAGWAASLVTYFALFPITGGGGGAFLIYGASIIGFQPRTALALWLAFLNMAVMVFPFWTGTYHPDDLWWLAPNLVFTLVAAYANHASYGQRIARAQLEQVQREKERLAADAERERIARDLHDLLGHTLSVIVLKSELASKLAERDPARAAQEIREVERISRDALAEVRAAVSGYRGSGLKAELARAKVALDAAGVRLNVTGPLPDLPTPTEASAAMLLREAVTNVIRHAHAREVEVTLTRTARGHRLVIRDDGVGGDSPEGSGLTGMRERVRAIGGSLTRDGSRGTTLTADFPNDVSGQAAGELVRA; encoded by the coding sequence ATGACCCGCCCGGCCACCTACCGCCGCGCGCTGGTCTGGGACCTGTTCCCGTTGTTCTGGCTGGCATTCCTGGCCTTTCCGGTCGCCGGGTTTCTCGAACAGGCGCGAACCGTGGGCCAGACGGCGCTGTTCGTCGGCCTGCTCGCCCTGTTCCTGGGGCTGTACGTGGCGGTCTTTCGGTTCCGCCCCGGCGTTCACCGCATCCCTCAGGTGCAGGAACGCTGGGCGCTCGCCGGGTGGGCGGCGAGCCTCGTGACCTATTTCGCCCTCTTCCCCATCACGGGCGGCGGGGGCGGCGCCTTCCTGATCTACGGGGCGAGCATCATCGGCTTCCAGCCCCGGACGGCCCTCGCCCTGTGGCTCGCCTTTCTCAACATGGCCGTGATGGTCTTCCCCTTCTGGACGGGCACGTACCACCCGGACGACCTGTGGTGGCTGGCCCCCAACCTGGTGTTCACCCTCGTCGCCGCCTATGCCAACCACGCGAGCTACGGGCAGCGGATCGCCCGCGCCCAACTGGAGCAGGTGCAGCGCGAGAAGGAACGTCTGGCCGCCGACGCCGAGCGCGAGCGCATCGCCCGCGACCTGCACGACCTGCTGGGGCACACCCTGAGCGTGATCGTGCTCAAGAGCGAGCTGGCGAGCAAGCTGGCCGAGCGTGACCCGGCCCGCGCCGCGCAGGAAATCCGCGAGGTGGAACGCATCAGCCGCGACGCACTCGCGGAGGTCCGGGCGGCGGTAAGCGGTTACCGGGGCAGCGGCCTGAAAGCCGAACTCGCCCGCGCAAAGGTGGCGCTGGACGCGGCGGGCGTGCGCCTGAACGTGACCGGGCCACTCCCCGACCTCCCCACCCCCACCGAGGCGAGCGCGGCCATGCTGCTGCGCGAGGCCGTGACCAACGTGATCCGCCACGCCCACGCCCGCGAGGTGGAGGTGACCCTGACCCGCACCGCCCGCGGCCACCGCCTGGTGATCCGCGACGACGGGGTGGGCGGCGACAGCCCCGAGGGCAGCGGCCTGACCGGGATGCGCGAGCGGGTGCGGGCGATTGGCGGCAGCCTCACCCGCGACGGCAGCCGCGGCACCACCCTGACCGCCGACTTCCCCAACGATGTGAGTGGTCAGGCGGCGGGCGAGCTGGTGAGGGCGTGA
- a CDS encoding response regulator transcription factor, with protein MIRVLLAEDQALVRGALAALLALEGDLEVVGTAADGEAALGMSRELRPDVLVTDIEMPRLSGLDLAERLGTELPGVRVVIVTTFARAGYLRRALDVGARGYLLKDAPAADLADAIRRVHAGGRAVDPALAAEAWGERSPLTERERQVLREAEGGASTAVIASHLNLSEGTVRNYLSEAISKLGCENRIEAARQAREKGWL; from the coding sequence GTGATCCGGGTCCTCCTCGCCGAGGATCAGGCGCTCGTGCGGGGGGCGCTGGCGGCGCTGCTCGCGCTGGAGGGCGACCTGGAGGTGGTCGGCACGGCGGCGGACGGCGAGGCGGCCCTGGGGATGAGCCGCGAGCTGCGCCCGGACGTGCTCGTCACCGACATCGAGATGCCGCGCCTGAGCGGGCTGGACCTGGCCGAGCGGCTGGGGACGGAACTGCCGGGCGTGCGGGTGGTCATCGTGACGACCTTCGCCCGGGCCGGATACCTGCGCCGTGCGCTCGACGTGGGGGCACGCGGCTACCTCCTCAAGGACGCGCCCGCTGCCGACCTCGCCGACGCCATCCGCCGGGTCCATGCGGGCGGACGAGCCGTGGACCCCGCCCTGGCCGCTGAGGCGTGGGGCGAGCGCAGTCCCCTCACCGAGCGCGAGCGGCAGGTGCTGCGCGAGGCGGAGGGCGGGGCGAGCACGGCCGTCATCGCCTCCCACCTGAACCTCTCCGAGGGCACCGTCCGCAACTACCTCTCCGAGGCAATCAGCAAGCTGGGCTGTGAGAACCGCATCGAAGCGGCAAGGCAGGCGCGGGAGAAAGGGTGGTTGTGA
- a CDS encoding YbfB/YjiJ family MFS transporter, with protein MSGSAAVSTPEPFARTLGQMALLSLGGAVALGFARFAYALILPAMRADLGWSFTLAGAMNAANAVGYLAGALLATRAAARWGLKGVVAGGMGLTALSLLACALSGAAPILLALRFLAGLGGALVFVAGGALASLAARAHPGRGALLLGVFYGGAGVGILASALLLPPLLTGGWREAWAALGGVSLLALGATLPALSRLPDRAASAPSGSRTPLIPLVPVFAAYACFGVGYIAYMTFIVAFLRASGEENFITPFWAVLGASVILSALVWQRPATHLPGARVMTAQMLTLAVGATLPLLSTHPAALLASGLLFGGSFLAVVTFTTILTRRTLPEHAWGQGIAAFTVIFAAGQTLGPLLTGALSDAAGGLRLGLGVSALVLLLGAGLAWGQERLGVFKDKE; from the coding sequence GTGAGCGGGTCGGCGGCGGTCTCCACGCCCGAGCCATTCGCCCGCACGCTGGGGCAGATGGCGCTGCTCTCCCTGGGCGGGGCGGTCGCGCTGGGCTTCGCGCGCTTCGCCTACGCGCTGATCCTGCCCGCCATGCGCGCGGACCTGGGCTGGTCCTTCACCCTAGCCGGGGCGATGAACGCGGCGAACGCGGTGGGGTATCTGGCCGGTGCCCTGCTCGCCACCCGCGCCGCCGCCCGCTGGGGATTGAAAGGCGTAGTCGCGGGGGGGATGGGGCTGACGGCCCTCAGCCTGCTCGCCTGCGCCCTGTCCGGAGCGGCACCCATACTGCTGGCCCTGCGCTTCCTGGCCGGACTGGGGGGCGCCCTGGTGTTCGTGGCGGGTGGGGCGCTCGCCTCCCTCGCCGCCCGCGCGCACCCGGGGCGCGGTGCCCTGCTCCTCGGCGTGTTCTACGGTGGGGCGGGGGTGGGCATCCTGGCGTCCGCGCTGCTGCTTCCCCCACTGCTGACGGGTGGATGGCGGGAAGCCTGGGCTGCCCTGGGTGGAGTGTCGTTGCTCGCGCTAGGGGCCACCCTTCCCGCACTGAGTCGTCTGCCTGATCGGGCGGCGAGTGCCCCGAGCGGCAGCCGCACGCCCCTTATCCCGCTGGTCCCGGTCTTCGCCGCCTACGCCTGCTTCGGGGTGGGGTACATCGCGTACATGACGTTCATCGTCGCGTTTCTGCGGGCGAGCGGGGAGGAGAACTTCATCACCCCCTTCTGGGCGGTGCTCGGCGCCTCGGTGATCCTCAGCGCCCTGGTGTGGCAGCGGCCCGCCACGCACCTCCCCGGCGCGCGCGTGATGACGGCCCAGATGCTCACGCTTGCCGTGGGCGCCACCCTGCCCCTGCTCTCCACCCATCCCGCCGCACTCCTCGCCTCCGGGCTGCTGTTCGGCGGGAGCTTTCTCGCGGTCGTCACCTTCACCACTATCCTCACCCGGCGCACCCTGCCCGAACACGCCTGGGGACAGGGCATCGCCGCCTTCACTGTGATCTTCGCCGCCGGGCAGACGCTGGGGCCGCTGCTCACCGGTGCGCTGTCAGACGCAGCGGGCGGGTTGAGGCTGGGGCTGGGGGTCTCCGCGCTCGTACTGCTGCTCGGGGCGGGGTTGGCGTGGGGGCAGGAGCGGCTCGGGGTCTTCAAGGACAAGGAGTAA
- a CDS encoding cytochrome P450 — protein sequence MTPTADPAALLGGYWQGEHLADPPGYLDRVRAASPVLYDPGVGFALLTGHPEVSAALKSPHVRTGKYEGDAAFHTTASYALMSPMMLFHDGASHTRLRSLAQRAFTPRVLEESREFITGLTDELLDGAVRRATENGGEVDAVATLAVPLPVTVIVQMLGLSGTDADRFKLWAGSVADLLGGLNVTPERWAQVEADAAAMRAYFRTLADDLRAHPQPGLLSALAAAEDEGGRLSGDELLANAVLLLVAGHETTSNLISGSLHALHEWPEQRAWLAGDPQGRAANAVEELLRFLAPVQSTGRFTTAPLTLGGVELPAGLHLSVSLTGANRDPRVYENPHTLDLARENARTHLAFAAGAHYCLGASLARMEASVFLTRFLGRFPEYGVPEQSLTYLPNFTLRALRELHLRL from the coding sequence ATGACCCCCACCGCTGACCCCGCCGCCCTGCTTGGGGGCTACTGGCAGGGCGAGCACCTCGCCGACCCCCCGGGCTACCTCGACCGGGTGCGGGCTGCGTCCCCCGTCCTGTACGACCCCGGTGTGGGCTTCGCGCTCCTGACCGGGCACCCTGAGGTTTCCGCCGCCCTGAAAAGCCCCCACGTCCGCACCGGCAAGTACGAGGGCGACGCCGCCTTCCACACCACCGCCTCCTACGCACTGATGTCGCCGATGATGCTGTTCCACGACGGCGCCTCCCACACCCGGCTGCGCTCGCTCGCGCAGAGAGCCTTCACCCCCCGCGTGCTGGAAGAGAGCCGCGAGTTCATCACCGGGTTGACGGACGAGTTGCTGGACGGCGCCGTGCGGCGGGCCACCGAGAACGGGGGAGAGGTGGATGCCGTCGCCACCCTCGCCGTGCCCCTCCCCGTCACCGTGATCGTGCAGATGCTGGGCCTGAGCGGGACGGACGCCGACCGCTTCAAGCTCTGGGCGGGCAGCGTGGCCGACCTGCTCGGCGGGCTGAACGTGACGCCCGAACGCTGGGCACAGGTCGAGGCCGATGCCGCCGCCATGCGCGCCTACTTCCGCACCCTGGCCGACGACCTGCGCGCCCACCCGCAACCCGGCCTGCTCTCGGCCCTCGCCGCCGCCGAGGACGAGGGGGGGCGGCTGAGCGGCGACGAACTCCTCGCCAACGCCGTGCTCCTCCTCGTCGCCGGGCACGAGACGACGAGCAACCTGATTTCGGGGAGCCTCCACGCCCTGCACGAGTGGCCGGAGCAGCGCGCGTGGTTGGCCGGGGACCCTCAGGGGCGAGCCGCGAACGCCGTGGAGGAGCTGCTGCGCTTCCTCGCCCCGGTGCAGAGCACCGGACGCTTCACCACCGCGCCCCTGACGCTGGGCGGGGTCGAATTGCCCGCTGGGCTGCACCTCAGCGTTAGCCTCACCGGGGCGAACCGCGACCCGCGCGTGTACGAGAACCCCCACACCCTCGACCTCGCCCGCGAGAATGCCCGCACCCACCTGGCCTTCGCGGCGGGAGCACACTATTGCCTGGGGGCCAGCCTCGCCCGGATGGAAGCCTCCGTCTTCCTGACGCGCTTCCTGGGCCGGTTCCCGGAGTACGGCGTGCCCGAGCAGTCCCTCACCTACCTGCCCAACTTCACGTTGCGTGCGTTGCGGGAGTTGCACCTGCGGCTGTGA